The window CGAGTTGGTCGCCACCGACCACACCGAGACCGTTGCGGGGGCCCGGATCGACCGGGTGGGCTTCCTCGGGTTCGCCGAGATCACCGGCGCCGGGGTGGTGGACCGGGGCGACGAGGTGTGGATCGGCCCGCGCCGGGTGGGGACGGTGCTCGGCTTCGACGCCTGCCACATGCCCAACCACTACAACGTGCTCATCCACGCCGACCCGCTGCCGACCGGGCGGGACCTGGGGTTGGCCTCGGGTGAGGGTTTGGTGTTCCGCCAGGGGGCGCCGGTCGGCGACGGCCCGCCCGCCGAAACGGTTTCCGAAGAATCTGGCATTTGCTGAAAATGTCCGATATAAAAAATCAATTGCACTCATGGATTCTTCTGAGCCCCTTTTGTGGGGCACGCTCACAGGCTAATCTTCTGGGTGTGGGGAGGGTCCGGTCGGACTCGGTCGGAGGGTCCTTTCCTGTGCTCGGAGAGAGCATCGTACGTCTGTTTTTCCATAGGGATCGAGAGGGAAAATAAA is drawn from Nocardiopsis dassonvillei subsp. dassonvillei DSM 43111 and contains these coding sequences:
- a CDS encoding DUF6917 domain-containing protein; protein product: MNPREDGPKRDVTATLVKVLVHRRSERGMRLEPHASRCVRAGEVHELVATDHTETVAGARIDRVGFLGFAEITGAGVVDRGDEVWIGPRRVGTVLGFDACHMPNHYNVLIHADPLPTGRDLGLASGEGLVFRQGAPVGDGPPAETVSEESGIC